From Sphingobacteriales bacterium:
TTTCATTTCTACCCTTCAGATTTCTTAATTAATGACAAAATGTGACGGTTCAGAACGCTTGCTGACAATTCCCAATTGTTTTAATTCGATTAAATTCTGAAGTACTTCGGAATAGGAAAAAGGCAATGCCTCAACAATATCACCGAAAAAACTTCCATTGGTCTCGTGTAAAAACTCCAGAATAGCTTTTTTAACAGGATGAGAAAGGATCTCATCAGTCATTTCATCAAGATTCCTTGGGTGATTTTCCTTATTTAAATTTTCCTGGGACATAATGCTTAATTACTTCTGAAATTTCAATTTTTATACCACTTTTTGAAAAAAGATAAATTAATTTATTGCTAATCAATGATTGATTAATGTTCAAGATTACTTGTTTTTTATCATTACAATTAATTGATTATTAACAAATCATATAAAAAATGTTAATAATGGCAGTTTATTCAATTTTGGGAAAGAGGAATCATTTTTAAGCATCTCCTGAAATAAATTTCATTTTGAAAAATTTAGAAAGCAATCATAGGCGGATTTAATGGTTTGAGTATTTTAATATTCAACCTTAATCACTTTGAATGCTTGCAGAAATAATGATTAAATTCTTCAATATGAATGTTAATTCAGGTTGAACAGTGGACATGAATTGCCATGAAACAGAAAAACTCCCGTATCTTTGCAGACAATTTGAATTCTTTGGATAACTCTTTACGCAATAAGGTATATTTACGGTATTTTTTCATCATCCTGCTCATTACTTTGGGATGCCTGATGTTTTTTACCATTTTAAGTTCCCTGCTCATGATAATTTTTTCAGGCACTTCTCCTGATGAACAGCAGCCTGTCTGGGTGCTAAAGATGATGCAGGTTGTGTTAATGGCCGGAATTTTCGGAGGCAGTTCCTGGCTGGCTGGGAAGATGTTGCATTTTAAATACCTTAAAGTTTATGGAATCTCATATTCCCCTCCGGTTGCAGATTATTTCTTCTCCTTAATGCTGTTTGTAATTTTGATACCATTTTTACAATGGACTATCGCCATCAACGAACAGATGACACTTCCCGATTGGTTATCTTCAGTTGAAAACTGGATGAGGAGTATGGAAGAACAGCTGGCCAGACAAACGGAAAGTTTTCTGCAAATGAATAATTTTTCAGATCTGCTTATTAATATGCTGATTATTGCCATTGTGCCTGCTTTTTTTGAAGAATTGTTTTTCAGGGGTTTAATCCAATCTTTTTTACTGGAATGGTTCCGGAAACCATGGGTGGCCATTTTGTTCACATCACTCTTTTTCAGTGGCGTTCATTTGCAGTTTTATGGTTTTCTTCCTCGTTTTATCTTAGGCCTTGTTTTGGGTTATCTGTTTTATTATTCGGGTAGCTTATGGCTTTCCGTTTTTTTTCATTTTACAAATAATGCACTTAGCATCGTTTTTTCTTATCTGGAGCAACATCATTTTATCAGTAATAAATTTGAAGAACAAATGTCGTCATCGTATTTACTGGTCATTATCAGCCTGGCTGTAGTGGCTGCTGTCATGATTTACTTTGCCGTTTATTATGACAAAAGAAGGGACAAATCGAAAGATTGGGTAAAAGTTTTTGAAACAGAAAACAACAGTGAAGCCGAAATCATTGCCGGAAAGATTGAAAATTCAGGGATACCTGTCAGTCTCATCAATAAAAAAGACTCATCATTTACTACCTTTGGGATGCTCGAAATATACGTCAGTCCTGAAAATGTTTCAGAAGCAAAACGAATCATTCATGAAGACCTTTCAGAAACACAACCTGAATAAACGCTCACTGACGGGTTTTTTATATGCCCTTATTGTTCTTCTGGCTGTTTTTTCCGGGAAATGGGCATTTTTAATTCTTTTACTGTTGTTTGACCTGCTTGCCTCCCTTGAATATTACAGAATAGTTGCAGACAGTAA
This genomic window contains:
- a CDS encoding CPBP family intramembrane metalloprotease; this encodes MKQKNSRIFADNLNSLDNSLRNKVYLRYFFIILLITLGCLMFFTILSSLLMIIFSGTSPDEQQPVWVLKMMQVVLMAGIFGGSSWLAGKMLHFKYLKVYGISYSPPVADYFFSLMLFVILIPFLQWTIAINEQMTLPDWLSSVENWMRSMEEQLARQTESFLQMNNFSDLLINMLIIAIVPAFFEELFFRGLIQSFLLEWFRKPWVAILFTSLFFSGVHLQFYGFLPRFILGLVLGYLFYYSGSLWLSVFFHFTNNALSIVFSYLEQHHFISNKFEEQMSSSYLLVIISLAVVAAVMIYFAVYYDKRRDKSKDWVKVFETENNSEAEIIAGKIENSGIPVSLINKKDSSFTTFGMLEIYVSPENVSEAKRIIHEDLSETQPE
- a CDS encoding winged helix-turn-helix transcriptional regulator; this translates as MTDEILSHPVKKAILEFLHETNGSFFGDIVEALPFSYSEVLQNLIELKQLGIVSKRSEPSHFVIN